In Longimicrobiaceae bacterium, the following are encoded in one genomic region:
- a CDS encoding SDR family oxidoreductase has translation MKDVIVVIGPGQIGQAIARRVGVGKHVLLADMRSENANAAAEVLGNAGYDVSVATVDASSREAVHALVETATSLGEVTGLIHAAGVSPSQASPATILKVDLYGTALVLEEFGNVIARGGAGVVIASQSGHRLPPLSVEQNHALATTPVEELLGLPFLQPGQVTDSLHAYQLSKRGNSLRVMAEAVRWGKRGARVNTISPGIIITPLAKDELTGPRGAGYRRMIELSPAGRAGTPDEVGTVGALLMGPDGGFITGSDFLMDGGVTSAYWFGELAPK, from the coding sequence ATGAAAGACGTCATCGTCGTCATCGGACCCGGCCAGATCGGCCAGGCCATCGCGCGCCGGGTGGGTGTGGGGAAGCACGTCCTGCTGGCCGACATGCGTTCGGAGAACGCGAACGCGGCGGCAGAGGTCCTGGGGAACGCCGGGTACGACGTGAGCGTCGCCACGGTCGACGCGTCGTCGCGCGAGGCGGTACATGCGCTGGTGGAGACGGCAACGAGCCTCGGCGAGGTCACCGGGCTCATCCACGCCGCGGGCGTCTCGCCCTCGCAGGCATCGCCCGCGACGATCCTGAAGGTCGACCTGTACGGCACGGCGCTCGTGCTGGAAGAGTTCGGCAACGTGATCGCTCGCGGCGGCGCCGGCGTCGTCATCGCGTCGCAGTCGGGGCATCGCCTCCCCCCGCTGAGCGTGGAGCAGAACCACGCGCTGGCCACGACGCCCGTGGAGGAGCTGCTCGGCCTTCCGTTCCTCCAGCCCGGCCAGGTGACGGACTCCCTCCACGCGTACCAGCTCTCGAAGCGCGGCAACTCGCTGCGCGTGATGGCCGAGGCCGTTCGCTGGGGCAAGCGTGGCGCGCGGGTCAACACGATCAGCCCCGGCATCATCATCACGCCGCTCGCCAAGGACGAGCTCACCGGGCCGCGCGGAGCAGGATACCGGCGCATGATCGAGCTCTCGCCGGCCGGCCGCGCGGGCACGCCGGACGAGGTGGGCACCGTCGGCGCGCTGCTGATGGGCCCGGACGGCGGGTTCATCACCGGCAGCGACTTCCTGATGGACGGGGGCGTGACCTCCGCCTACTGGTTCGGCGAGCTCGCGCCCAAGTGA
- a CDS encoding SDR family oxidoreductase — MTDSRMTVLVVGATGSIGQLVVEEAIREGHAVRALVRDPARARLLAPEAQVAVGDLTRPETLSAAVDGVGAVVFTHGSDGAGKAGSESVDYGGVRNVLRALGSRTARIALMTAIGVTNRTGDYNRRTEAHDWKRRGERLVRASGLPYTIVRPGWFDYNRADERRLVLLQGDRRQAGDSSDGVIARRQIAEVLVRSLTSHQVLRKTFELVATTGPAQEDFDALFAALDADPRGALDGVHDTVNMPVDDEPRRVRDDLESVVAHPIG; from the coding sequence ATGACCGATTCACGCATGACGGTGCTGGTCGTGGGCGCCACCGGCAGCATCGGCCAGCTCGTCGTGGAGGAAGCTATCCGGGAGGGGCACGCCGTCCGCGCACTCGTGCGGGATCCCGCCCGGGCGCGCCTGCTCGCGCCCGAGGCGCAGGTGGCGGTCGGCGATCTCACGCGCCCCGAGACGCTTTCCGCCGCGGTGGATGGTGTCGGCGCCGTCGTGTTCACCCACGGCTCCGACGGCGCGGGCAAGGCTGGGTCGGAGAGCGTCGACTACGGCGGCGTGCGCAACGTGCTGCGCGCGCTTGGTTCGCGGACGGCGCGGATTGCGCTGATGACCGCGATCGGCGTCACCAACCGCACGGGCGACTACAACCGCCGCACCGAGGCGCACGACTGGAAGCGGCGCGGCGAAAGGCTCGTGCGGGCCAGCGGGCTGCCGTACACGATCGTGCGCCCCGGCTGGTTCGACTACAACCGCGCGGACGAGCGGCGGCTCGTATTGTTGCAGGGCGACCGGCGCCAGGCGGGCGATTCCAGCGACGGCGTCATCGCGCGGCGCCAGATCGCCGAGGTCCTGGTCCGCAGCCTCACGTCGCACCAGGTGCTGCGGAAGACGTTCGAGCTGGTGGCTACCACCGGGCCGGCGCAGGAGGACTTCGACGCGCTTTTCGCCGCGCTCGACGCGGACCCGCGAGGCGCGCTGGACGGCGTGCACGACACCGTGAACATGCCGGTAGACGACGAGCCGCGGCGCGTTCGCGACGA